From the genome of Chloroflexota bacterium:
AACCAATCTTTCTTTTTGAGGTCGAAGCCAAAGGCAGAAGCACAGGACCATTCAAAAACTATGTTGCCGGTGGCGCGGTAGATGAGATACCCATTCACATCCAGGAAGCAGCTCATCGCCGTGTAGATATGTGGCTCGTGCTCCTTGAGCCATAGCAGCTTGGGCAGGCCATCTTTTCCGGAAAGTTCTGCGCCAGCAATCAAGGCAAAAACCTTGCGGCCAAGGAATTTGCGCATGATACGCTCGGCCTGCTCTGGGGCGCGCGAGTCCAGCCAGATAATGGCTGGACGCAGCGGCTGTTTATCCTTGCCCATAGGGACAATGCCTAGCATCTGCGTGGTGTATACCATGCACAAAACGTCGCGGGCTGCGACTTTGGCTCGTTCCAGCACCTGACGGGTCGTAACGGTCACTGCACGCCACCAATCCTCTGGCTCTTGCTCGGCCCAGTCTGGGCAGGGATAGGAGATAGGATAGGGGGCAAAGGTGGTGGCGTGCACGTTTCCTTCTGTATCCACGAGTACCGCCTTGTTGCCGCCCGTGCCCACGTCGTGGGCAATGATATATTGGGTCATGCCTCACTCTCCATCTCGTGTTCCGCGGTCATGTTGCGTGTTGCTACCTTGGCATGGCTTCTTCTATCATTTGCTCGCGAATCTGCACAAGATCTTCCGTTGAGAACTGTTCTACTTCCTTCAAAACACTCTCGAATACATCCAGCGCACGGTTCAATTGTTCTTCAGTGATCGTCAACGGTGGCTTGATCTTGATCGTATTGCGGCGTGTTGGCAGGCCGTTGACTAAATCAGGCATGTCCACGTCGAAGATAACCCCGTAAAGCATAGCCAATTCCACCAGTGCTGTGGCGCGCTCCGTGGCCGGCTTTTTTGTCTGGGGATCTTCTACTAGTTCTACACCAATAAATAGTCCTGGCCCGCGTATATCACCGATGAGCGGGTGTTGTTCCTGCATGTGCCGCAGGCGTGCCGTGGCATACTCACCAAGACGTTTGGCCCGTCCAGGTAGGTCAAGTCGCAGCATGACCTCGATGGTGGCCAAGGCAGCGGCGAAAGAAACCGGATTAGAGCCAAAGGTAGTGTGCTCTTCTACGGCAGTAAACCCTTTTAGGTCCTCGCGAGCCAGAAGTGCCCCAACCGGGAAACCACCTCCTAGCCCCTTGGTGAGAACCAGCATGTCGGGAACGACACCGTAGTATTCGGCTGCGCTCATAGCTCCAATGCGGCCAAAGGCTGTCTGGCTCTCGTCAAAGATGAGGAAAATGCCATGTCGTTGACAGATTTCCTTGAGGCCTGCTAGGTAGCCAGGCGGGGTCGGGATCTGTCCGCCAGCGCCTTGCATGGGCTCGATAATCAGACCGGCAATGGGCGTGTTGGCGCCATAGCGAATGGCTTGCTCGACACAGTCCAGGCAAGCCAGGCCGCAAGTGCGTGGCTCCTTTTCAACAGGGCAGCGATAACAATAAGGGTATGGGAATTTGACCAGATGGTCGAGCCCAAAGCCAGAAAAACGCAAAAGGCCGGGCATGTAATGGCTGGCTGCCAGGGTCACAAGCGTGCAGCCATGATAGCTACGGTAGGCCACCAAAAAGGTGGATGCACCGGGCTTGTTGATCATGGCTAATTTCATGGCCGCCTCAATTGTTGTTCCGCCACCTTGGTTGTTCAGGACTACCTTGTTCAGATTGCCGGGGAAGAGTTGCGGTAGGCGATTAAGGAGTTTGATGCGGGGGATAGTGGCGTAACTGTAACGAACGTGGGTCAGGTGGCGCATTTGCTCCACAACTGCAGCCAGCACGTCGGGATGACAATAGCCCACATTGAGCGACCATGCTTGAGAGGTACAGTCAATGTACTCGTTGCCATCCGTGTCACGGACGATGGCGCTGCCGGGAACGCCCTCGTAGAGGATCTGGCGCTTGAGGCGGGTCAGCGAGTGGGCCTTGGCTTGTTCGAACTCCTCCGGGGAGACCTCTGTCAGCAGAGCGCGGATCTCTTCGTAAGAAAGCACCTGGGGCTGAAAGGGTTCCATCTTCTCCTCCTTGAGCAGTGGTAGATTGTCATGACCTCTGAGTTGTTTCGAAGCCATTATAGTGTCTATAACTGCCAGGTGTCAAACGAAAACAAACTGTGTGGAAAAGTCCGGCTCGCGTTGCATATTCCATTCTGCTCTTGACTTTTGACACATTACTCCACTGTTCTATAGTGCTGAGGGACGCCAGCATTGACATGATGAGGTGCAAGTTCGCAGGAATCAATTGGATGCAGTTCCTATGCGACCCTGAATGGCCACAGGCCCGGCCAGCAACACAACAGCCGAACATAGCAAGACCGCCTATTTACTACTAAGGGTAATAGGCGGTCGTCTTACTCATAGTGGGCAGGGGCGGATTCGAACCACCGAAGGCTGAGCCAGCTGATTTACAGTCAGCCGCGTTTGTCCACTTCGCTACCTGCCCAAGCGCATATGAACTTATATCAGATGGCTTGTGAAGGGTTCTTTAGCCCTATATTG
Proteins encoded in this window:
- a CDS encoding aspartate aminotransferase family protein, whose translation is MEPFQPQVLSYEEIRALLTEVSPEEFEQAKAHSLTRLKRQILYEGVPGSAIVRDTDGNEYIDCTSQAWSLNVGYCHPDVLAAVVEQMRHLTHVRYSYATIPRIKLLNRLPQLFPGNLNKVVLNNQGGGTTIEAAMKLAMINKPGASTFLVAYRSYHGCTLVTLAASHYMPGLLRFSGFGLDHLVKFPYPYCYRCPVEKEPRTCGLACLDCVEQAIRYGANTPIAGLIIEPMQGAGGQIPTPPGYLAGLKEICQRHGIFLIFDESQTAFGRIGAMSAAEYYGVVPDMLVLTKGLGGGFPVGALLAREDLKGFTAVEEHTTFGSNPVSFAAALATIEVMLRLDLPGRAKRLGEYATARLRHMQEQHPLIGDIRGPGLFIGVELVEDPQTKKPATERATALVELAMLYGVIFDVDMPDLVNGLPTRRNTIKIKPPLTITEEQLNRALDVFESVLKEVEQFSTEDLVQIREQMIEEAMPR